The proteins below come from a single Chryseobacterium bernardetii genomic window:
- a CDS encoding glycosyltransferase family 87 protein: MKEKFLKILLNPKYIFGVYIIVAIATALSKFSRGPQAINNYLIFKGVFFNTIDEKNLYLRYPELYSDMNHYGVFFSLLIAPFAVMPDWMGIALWNVANTAVFLYAIHKLPFSDAKKALFALLCLQEFITAAVSLQFNVALVGLLMLSAVFIYERKEVQSATAIVVGIFVKLYGVVGLSQFFFIKNKGKFILSGIGIAILCLVIPMAYSSPQFVIQSYSDWATSLISKNNDNQVLGNMQDISLMGFVRRILGDASISNLTFLAFGVPLFALPYIRIKQYNNYAFQLMILASTLLFLVLFSSGSESPTYIIAVAGVMIWFTLQKEKTPFIIGLLVFVIILTCFSPSDLFPKFIKQNYIIKYSLKAVPCIVVWLRVIYELMTKDFEKDYTLN; encoded by the coding sequence TTGAAAGAAAAATTTCTTAAAATACTATTAAACCCTAAATATATATTTGGGGTTTATATTATTGTAGCCATTGCTACCGCACTCTCTAAATTCTCCAGAGGGCCTCAGGCGATAAACAATTACCTGATTTTCAAGGGCGTTTTTTTCAACACTATTGATGAAAAAAATCTCTATTTACGATATCCTGAACTCTATTCAGACATGAACCATTATGGAGTTTTTTTCAGTTTACTGATTGCTCCTTTTGCAGTAATGCCGGATTGGATGGGAATTGCCCTATGGAATGTTGCCAATACAGCCGTTTTTCTGTATGCAATCCACAAGCTTCCGTTTTCCGATGCTAAAAAAGCTCTTTTTGCTTTGTTGTGCCTGCAGGAGTTCATTACGGCTGCAGTGAGTCTGCAGTTCAATGTAGCTTTGGTAGGGCTTTTAATGCTGTCAGCAGTATTCATTTACGAAAGAAAAGAAGTACAGTCTGCCACAGCCATTGTGGTGGGGATTTTTGTAAAGCTTTACGGAGTTGTAGGGTTATCGCAGTTCTTTTTCATCAAAAATAAGGGTAAATTTATTCTTTCAGGAATTGGTATTGCGATCCTGTGTTTAGTGATCCCAATGGCCTATTCCAGCCCTCAGTTTGTCATTCAGAGTTATTCAGACTGGGCTACATCCCTTATTTCAAAAAATAATGATAATCAGGTCTTGGGAAATATGCAGGATATATCGCTGATGGGATTTGTAAGAAGGATTTTAGGGGATGCATCTATCTCCAATCTTACCTTTTTAGCTTTTGGCGTTCCGTTATTTGCATTGCCTTATATCAGAATTAAGCAGTATAATAACTACGCGTTTCAATTAATGATTTTAGCTTCTACGTTGCTGTTTTTAGTACTGTTTAGTTCAGGATCAGAATCGCCAACGTATATTATTGCGGTGGCTGGTGTAATGATCTGGTTCACTCTTCAGAAAGAAAAAACACCGTTTATTATCGGTTTATTGGTATTCGTTATCATTTTAACCTGCTTTTCCCCATCGGATCTTTTCCCGAAATTCATTAAACAGAATTATATTATTAAATATTCTTTGAAAGCCGTACCTTGTATCGTAGTTTGGCTAAGGGTTATTTATGAGCTCATGACCAAAGATTTTGAAAAGGACTACACTTTAAATTAA
- a CDS encoding glycosyltransferase family 2 protein, which produces MKKISIVIPAHNEEGNVALVHEKIKKVFSGLKNYDFEIIFVNDGSRDNTQQKLEELSQQYEEVKFIEFSRNFGHQPAVKAGMDYAYGNAVISMDGDLQHPPELIPEMIQKWEEGYDIVYTVRTYPKQISYFKRKTSDVFYKLLSSLSDVNLTKGGGSDFRLMDANAVEAMRSFKEDDLFLRGLTSWMGYKQIGIDFTAGERMAGESSYNLKKMLKFAFTGITAFSVKPLYLAAYLGFLFSLLSVIGYVAYVIRSFVVHTEISGWASLIMTIVFFGGIQLIILGIIGIYLGKIFKQVKERPNYIIKNKNF; this is translated from the coding sequence ATGAAGAAAATTTCTATTGTCATTCCTGCACATAACGAAGAAGGTAATGTTGCTTTAGTTCATGAAAAAATAAAAAAAGTTTTTTCAGGGCTGAAGAATTATGATTTTGAGATCATTTTTGTTAATGACGGAAGCAGAGATAATACACAACAGAAGTTGGAGGAGCTGTCGCAACAGTATGAAGAAGTAAAATTTATTGAGTTTTCCAGAAATTTCGGGCACCAGCCGGCAGTGAAAGCCGGAATGGATTATGCATATGGAAATGCCGTGATTTCAATGGATGGTGACCTTCAGCATCCACCGGAGCTTATCCCTGAAATGATCCAAAAATGGGAAGAAGGATATGATATTGTGTATACAGTAAGAACCTATCCTAAGCAGATTTCCTATTTTAAAAGGAAAACCTCAGATGTGTTCTATAAGCTTTTATCCAGCCTTTCCGATGTGAACCTTACCAAAGGTGGCGGTTCCGATTTCAGATTGATGGATGCCAACGCCGTAGAAGCAATGAGAAGCTTTAAGGAAGATGATCTGTTCCTGAGAGGCCTTACTAGCTGGATGGGTTATAAACAGATCGGAATCGATTTTACAGCAGGAGAAAGAATGGCAGGAGAAAGCAGCTATAACCTGAAAAAAATGCTCAAATTTGCATTTACAGGAATTACTGCCTTTAGTGTGAAACCGCTTTATTTAGCAGCTTATCTGGGTTTTTTATTCTCACTGCTTTCAGTGATCGGATACGTTGCCTATGTGATCCGCTCATTTGTTGTACATACTGAAATCTCAGGATGGGCATCATTAATTATGACCATTGTATTCTTTGGAGGTATTCAACTGATTATCCTGGGGATCATTGGTATTTATTTAGGTAAGATCTTTAAACAGGTTAAAGAAAGGCCTAACTATATTATTAAAAACAAAAATTTTTAA
- a CDS encoding polysaccharide deacetylase family protein: MVLLSFDIEEFDMPLEYKGEISFDKQISISQHGLENILNILKKHGAKATFFSTVVFAENSKHLIERLLNEGHELASHTWFHSEFEDKHLKESRERLEELFSTKVTGLRMPRMMPVDEKEVEKAGYSYNSSINPTFLPGRYNNLKVSRTYFNEGNVMQVPASVSPNFRIPLFWLSFHNFPLAIYKKLAADVLKKDKYLNIYFHPWEFASIKDEAFKLPGFTVKNSGKEMVERFDTFVGWLKEKGHTFGTFQEFQKQIHT; this comes from the coding sequence ATGGTTTTATTAAGTTTTGATATCGAGGAGTTCGACATGCCTTTAGAATACAAAGGTGAGATCTCTTTTGATAAACAAATCTCTATATCTCAGCACGGGCTTGAAAATATTTTAAATATTCTGAAAAAACATGGCGCAAAAGCTACCTTTTTTTCTACTGTAGTCTTTGCTGAAAACAGTAAACATCTTATTGAAAGATTATTGAACGAAGGGCATGAACTGGCTTCCCACACCTGGTTTCACTCAGAGTTTGAAGATAAACATCTGAAAGAATCCAGAGAAAGGCTGGAGGAATTATTCTCTACAAAAGTTACAGGTTTAAGAATGCCGAGAATGATGCCGGTAGATGAAAAAGAAGTGGAAAAAGCAGGATATTCATACAATTCATCCATTAATCCTACATTTTTACCCGGAAGATATAATAACCTTAAAGTATCAAGAACTTACTTTAATGAGGGAAATGTAATGCAGGTTCCTGCCTCTGTATCCCCGAATTTCAGAATTCCTTTATTCTGGTTAAGTTTTCATAATTTCCCTTTAGCCATCTATAAAAAGCTGGCTGCTGATGTATTGAAAAAAGACAAGTATCTTAATATTTATTTCCATCCATGGGAGTTTGCATCCATTAAAGATGAAGCATTTAAGCTGCCTGGCTTTACGGTGAAAAACTCCGGAAAAGAAATGGTGGAAAGGTTTGATACCTTTGTAGGGTGGCTTAAAGAAAAAGGTCATACCTTTGGCACCTTTCAGGAATTTCAAAAACAGATACACACATGA
- a CDS encoding glycosyltransferase family 4 protein has protein sequence MKIAFDAKRFFHNTSGLGNYSRDLVRILSQYEPDNEYLLLNKNKSERGKDILERPNVKFVETSKGNLSRQLKMGKDAQKQGADIFHGLSGELPLKWDQKPIKKIVTIHDLIFVRYPQYYSFFDRKIHFWKFKRAAHMADKIIAISEQTKRDIIEFLKVPESKIEVIYQGCHQAFKEQQSPEQIQAARDKFKLPERFILNVGTIEDRKNLLNVVKAIKDTGIPLVVVGRKTKYYQKIESFLKKNKMEKQIQFLEGVSMDELAVIYKLADIFVYPSFFEGFGIPVIEALFSKTVVVTSNTSCLPEAGGKDSVYIDPKNDLDIRAKIKFLWENASERKRREEKGFEFVQKFNDEPIAKNLMNLYQKII, from the coding sequence ATGAAAATTGCTTTTGACGCAAAACGTTTTTTCCATAATACGTCCGGACTGGGCAATTATTCAAGAGATCTGGTAAGAATCCTGTCTCAATATGAGCCGGACAATGAATATCTGCTGCTCAACAAAAACAAATCCGAGCGCGGAAAAGATATTCTTGAACGTCCCAATGTGAAGTTTGTGGAAACCTCAAAAGGTAACCTTTCGCGTCAGCTTAAAATGGGAAAAGATGCCCAGAAACAAGGCGCTGATATTTTCCATGGCTTATCCGGTGAGCTGCCTTTGAAATGGGATCAGAAACCCATTAAAAAGATCGTAACCATCCATGATCTGATCTTTGTAAGGTATCCGCAGTATTATTCTTTTTTTGACCGTAAAATACACTTCTGGAAGTTTAAAAGAGCGGCACATATGGCAGATAAGATCATTGCTATTTCAGAACAGACCAAGAGAGATATTATTGAGTTCTTAAAAGTTCCGGAAAGTAAAATTGAAGTCATTTATCAGGGCTGTCATCAGGCCTTTAAAGAACAGCAGTCTCCGGAACAGATCCAGGCTGCCAGAGATAAGTTCAAGCTTCCGGAAAGGTTTATATTGAACGTTGGAACCATTGAAGACCGTAAAAATCTTCTGAATGTGGTAAAAGCCATCAAAGACACCGGCATTCCGTTGGTAGTGGTAGGAAGAAAGACTAAATATTATCAGAAAATAGAAAGTTTCCTGAAGAAAAATAAGATGGAAAAGCAGATACAGTTTCTGGAAGGAGTTTCTATGGATGAATTGGCTGTTATTTATAAACTGGCCGATATTTTCGTGTACCCAAGCTTCTTTGAAGGCTTCGGAATCCCCGTCATAGAAGCTCTTTTCTCGAAAACTGTGGTGGTAACAAGCAACACAAGCTGTCTGCCTGAAGCAGGCGGGAAAGACTCGGTGTATATTGATCCGAAAAATGATCTTGACATCAGAGCCAAGATAAAATTTTTATGGGAAAATGCATCCGAAAGAAAACGCCGTGAGGAAAAGGGTTTCGAGTTTGTTCAGAAGTTTAATGACGAGCCCATTGCAAAGAATCTGATGAATCTTTATCAAAAAATTATCTAA
- the hisG gene encoding ATP phosphoribosyltransferase, producing MSKLKIAIQKSGRLYEESLQLLKDCGIFVNNGKDQLKVSVDNFPMEIMYLRNSDIPQYLEDGVVDVAIVGENLLIEKQKKIQIVEKLGFSKCRVSIAVPKEIETDDLNYFQGRRIATSYPNTLKNFLEAKGISSDIHVISGSVEIAPNIGLADGICDIVSSGSTLFKNGLRETVTLLKSEAVLAKNLQLSSEKTAILDKFLFRIKAVLKAKNSKYILMNVPNDKIQKVADVLPVLKSPTVIPLAEEGWSSIHSVIDEERFWEVIDELKENGAQDILIIPIDKMVI from the coding sequence ATGAGTAAATTAAAAATTGCGATCCAGAAAAGTGGCCGTTTGTATGAAGAGTCCCTGCAGCTTCTCAAAGACTGCGGTATCTTTGTCAACAACGGAAAAGACCAGCTTAAAGTTTCCGTAGATAATTTCCCGATGGAAATTATGTATCTGCGGAATTCAGACATTCCCCAATACCTTGAAGACGGAGTGGTGGATGTGGCTATCGTAGGCGAAAATCTTTTAATTGAAAAACAAAAGAAAATCCAGATTGTAGAGAAACTGGGCTTTTCAAAATGCCGTGTATCCATCGCTGTTCCTAAAGAAATTGAGACAGACGATCTGAACTACTTTCAGGGAAGAAGAATTGCCACATCTTATCCAAACACCCTTAAAAATTTTTTAGAAGCGAAAGGAATCTCTTCAGATATCCATGTTATTTCCGGCTCTGTAGAAATTGCCCCTAATATAGGTTTGGCAGACGGTATCTGTGATATTGTAAGCTCCGGAAGCACTTTATTTAAAAACGGACTAAGAGAAACCGTGACTTTATTAAAATCCGAAGCGGTTCTGGCAAAAAATCTTCAGCTGTCATCAGAAAAAACAGCTATTCTGGATAAATTCCTTTTCAGAATTAAAGCCGTTTTAAAAGCAAAAAATTCAAAATATATCCTGATGAATGTTCCCAATGATAAAATCCAGAAAGTGGCAGATGTACTACCGGTGCTGAAAAGTCCAACGGTCATTCCATTGGCAGAGGAAGGCTGGAGCAGCATTCATTCTGTGATTGATGAAGAAAGATTCTGGGAAGTTATTGATGAACTGAAGGAAAACGGAGCGCAGGATATCCTCATTATTCCAATTGATAAAATGGTGATTTAA
- the hisD gene encoding histidinol dehydrogenase gives MKIYQYPTKNTWKELVQRPVLEREEISGLIAEIFAEVENKGDKALIAFNKKFDQAETKSIAVTHEEINNAEKELSNDLKQAIQQAKENIFKFHTSQSPEIQKIETTKGVVCWRENRAIEKVGIYIPGGTAPLFSTVLMLAVPADIAGCEEIILCTPPDKNGAVNPAILYTAKLCGVSKIFKTGGAQAIAAMTLGTESVPQVYKIFGPGNQFVVAAKEYSQRYGVAIDMPAGPSEVLVIADEQAIPEFCAADLLSQAEHGSDSQVIFLTTDLKVFNETIIAVEQQIKDLPRNGMAGKALENSCFILLNNLEEAVEFSNLYAPEHLILAMDDFEKYIPLIQNAGSVFLGNYSCESAGDYASGTNHTLPTNAYAKNYSGVSLDSFVKKITFQHLSKNGLQNLGKTIKIMAEAEGLLAHRNAVSIRLKR, from the coding sequence ATGAAAATATATCAATATCCAACAAAAAACACGTGGAAAGAGCTGGTACAGCGACCTGTCTTGGAACGCGAAGAAATTTCCGGACTGATTGCAGAGATATTTGCTGAAGTGGAAAATAAAGGAGATAAAGCATTAATAGCATTCAATAAAAAGTTTGACCAGGCAGAGACAAAAAGCATTGCAGTTACCCATGAAGAAATCAATAATGCGGAAAAGGAGCTTAGCAATGATCTGAAACAGGCTATTCAGCAGGCCAAAGAAAATATTTTTAAGTTCCACACTTCACAAAGCCCTGAAATCCAGAAAATTGAAACAACAAAAGGAGTAGTTTGCTGGAGGGAAAACAGAGCAATAGAGAAAGTGGGAATTTATATTCCGGGAGGCACGGCCCCTTTATTTTCAACCGTATTGATGCTTGCTGTACCTGCTGATATCGCCGGATGTGAAGAAATTATTCTTTGTACACCACCAGACAAAAACGGAGCCGTTAATCCAGCCATTTTATATACGGCAAAACTTTGCGGGGTTTCAAAGATATTCAAGACAGGAGGCGCTCAGGCAATTGCTGCTATGACTTTAGGAACTGAAAGTGTTCCGCAGGTATATAAGATCTTTGGCCCGGGAAATCAGTTTGTAGTGGCAGCCAAAGAATATTCTCAACGGTATGGAGTTGCTATTGATATGCCGGCAGGACCAAGTGAGGTTCTGGTGATTGCTGATGAACAGGCCATTCCTGAATTCTGTGCTGCAGATTTGCTTTCACAGGCTGAACACGGAAGTGACAGTCAGGTAATTTTCCTGACAACAGACCTTAAAGTTTTTAATGAGACAATTATTGCAGTTGAACAGCAAATCAAAGACTTACCAAGAAACGGAATGGCAGGAAAGGCCCTTGAGAACAGCTGTTTTATTTTATTGAACAACCTTGAAGAAGCGGTTGAGTTCAGTAATTTATATGCTCCGGAACACCTTATTCTGGCAATGGATGATTTTGAAAAATACATTCCTCTGATTCAGAATGCAGGTTCAGTATTTTTAGGGAATTATTCCTGTGAAAGTGCCGGAGATTATGCCAGCGGAACCAATCACACCCTTCCCACCAATGCATATGCTAAGAATTACAGTGGCGTTTCTCTGGACAGTTTTGTAAAGAAAATCACCTTTCAGCATTTATCCAAAAACGGTCTTCAGAATTTAGGGAAAACAATAAAAATAATGGCAGAGGCAGAGGGGCTTCTTGCCCACAGAAATGCAGTATCAATAAGATTAAAACGATAA
- the hisC gene encoding histidinol-phosphate transaminase, producing the protein MNTISINTLVRENILKLKPYISFRDHNEFSEPTYLDANESPFGEWNRYPDSTQKKLKNSLAELRKLSPSQIAIGNGSDELIDLIIKIFCEPKKDAILMMNPSFAMYGFYAAINENKVLQLDLDENFEIIKEDFLQIIKEEPIKVFFLCSPNNPTGNSIEDIEFYVQNFNGIVVVDEAYIEFSGKKSSLELLAQYPNLIVLQTFSKAWGIAGARVGVAYASDEIIRLINTVKAPYNVNALSQELVLNALEDESRLKDNVRGIIKERTWLQDQFEGIECIVKVFPTDANFFLIKLNDSNGVYAKMLEQEILTSRRDPAIPGCIRINVGTRRENEKLINLLKNI; encoded by the coding sequence ATGAACACAATCAGTATCAATACCTTAGTAAGAGAGAATATTTTAAAATTAAAACCTTATATAAGCTTCAGGGATCATAATGAATTTAGTGAACCTACCTATCTGGATGCTAATGAAAGCCCTTTTGGAGAATGGAACCGCTATCCGGATTCTACCCAGAAAAAGCTTAAAAACAGCCTGGCTGAGCTTAGAAAACTTTCTCCTTCACAAATAGCTATAGGAAACGGAAGTGATGAACTGATCGATTTGATTATTAAAATTTTCTGTGAGCCTAAAAAAGATGCCATCCTGATGATGAATCCTTCTTTCGCCATGTATGGTTTTTATGCTGCTATTAATGAAAACAAAGTTTTGCAACTTGATTTGGATGAAAATTTTGAGATTATAAAGGAAGATTTTCTACAAATAATTAAAGAAGAGCCTATAAAGGTTTTCTTTTTATGTTCCCCGAATAATCCAACCGGGAACAGCATTGAGGACATTGAATTCTACGTTCAGAACTTTAACGGAATTGTTGTGGTAGACGAAGCTTATATTGAATTCTCCGGAAAGAAATCAAGTCTGGAACTTTTGGCTCAGTATCCTAACCTGATCGTTCTGCAAACCTTTTCGAAAGCCTGGGGCATTGCTGGGGCAAGGGTAGGTGTTGCATACGCTTCTGATGAGATTATCCGGTTAATCAATACAGTGAAGGCACCTTACAATGTTAATGCATTAAGTCAGGAACTGGTTTTGAATGCCCTTGAAGATGAAAGCAGGTTAAAGGATAATGTGCGTGGTATTATCAAAGAACGAACTTGGTTACAGGACCAGTTTGAAGGTATTGAATGCATTGTGAAAGTATTTCCAACGGATGCTAATTTCTTTTTGATTAAGTTAAATGATAGTAACGGGGTATATGCAAAGATGTTGGAACAGGAAATTTTAACAAGCAGAAGGGATCCTGCTATTCCGGGATGCATCAGGATAAATGTAGGAACCCGCCGGGAAAATGAAAAATTAATTAATCTTTTAAAAAACATTTAG
- the hisB gene encoding bifunctional histidinol-phosphatase/imidazoleglycerol-phosphate dehydratase HisB, whose translation MKKVLFIDRDGTLIIEPPTDFQVDSLEKLEFYPGVFQNLSKIANELDYELVMVTNQDGLGTESFPSEDFIVPHEKMLKAFENEGIIFSDILIDKSFESENLPTRKPGTGMMSKYIYGDYDLESSYVIGDRGTDVQLAKNLGSKSIFLNQSFNKDADLTTTSWNEIYQFLKSGMRKARVYRKTNETEIEIEVNIDGKGQSEISTGLHFFDHMLDQIARHGNMDLKIKVNGDLQVDEHHTVEDTGIVLGEAILKALGKKKGIERYGFLLPMDDCLSQVAIDFGGRSWLVWDAEFKREKIGDVPTEMFFHFFKSFTDSSKTNLNIKAEGENEHHKIESIFKAFAKAVKMAVNQSDASYNLPSTKGSL comes from the coding sequence ATGAAAAAAGTATTGTTTATCGATCGCGATGGTACCCTTATCATTGAACCTCCCACTGATTTTCAGGTAGATTCACTGGAAAAGCTTGAATTTTATCCCGGTGTTTTCCAAAACCTTTCAAAAATTGCCAATGAACTGGATTATGAGCTGGTAATGGTAACTAACCAGGATGGGTTGGGAACAGAAAGCTTTCCTTCTGAAGATTTTATTGTGCCTCATGAAAAAATGCTTAAGGCTTTTGAAAATGAAGGCATCATTTTCAGTGATATTTTGATAGATAAAAGCTTTGAAAGTGAAAATTTACCTACGAGAAAGCCTGGAACAGGGATGATGTCAAAATACATCTATGGTGATTATGATCTGGAAAGTTCCTATGTAATTGGTGATCGAGGTACGGATGTTCAACTTGCTAAGAATTTGGGTTCTAAGTCTATTTTCCTTAACCAAAGCTTTAATAAAGACGCAGACCTTACCACCACAAGCTGGAATGAGATTTACCAGTTCTTAAAATCCGGAATGAGGAAAGCCAGAGTCTACAGAAAGACCAATGAAACAGAAATAGAAATTGAAGTGAACATTGATGGAAAAGGCCAGTCTGAAATTTCAACCGGACTTCACTTTTTTGATCATATGCTGGATCAGATTGCCAGACACGGAAATATGGATCTTAAGATCAAAGTAAACGGAGACCTTCAGGTAGATGAACATCACACCGTTGAAGATACAGGAATTGTTCTGGGAGAAGCTATTTTAAAAGCATTGGGGAAGAAAAAAGGAATTGAAAGATATGGTTTTCTGCTTCCGATGGATGATTGTCTCTCACAGGTGGCCATTGATTTCGGTGGCAGATCCTGGCTGGTTTGGGATGCTGAATTCAAAAGAGAAAAAATAGGAGATGTTCCTACAGAAATGTTCTTCCATTTCTTTAAATCTTTTACAGATTCTTCAAAAACGAATTTAAATATTAAAGCAGAAGGTGAGAATGAGCACCACAAGATAGAATCCATCTTCAAAGCTTTTGCAAAAGCAGTGAAAATGGCAGTTAATCAATCGGATGCCAGCTATAATTTACCTTCAACCAAAGGAAGTTTATAA
- the hisH gene encoding imidazole glycerol phosphate synthase subunit HisH: MIAIIKYNGGNVSSVQNALNRLNISSVITDDPELILKADKVIFPGVGEASSTMKLLKEKELDLLIPTLKQPVLGICLGMQLMCKGNEEGETEGMGIFDISVKRFPPLELVPHMGWNTFSGHKSSLFSGIETENDVYFVHSYYCELSEYTTSVCDYILPFSASLQKDNFYAVQFHPEKSGSVGSQILSNFINLS, translated from the coding sequence ATGATTGCAATAATAAAATACAACGGAGGCAACGTAAGCTCCGTGCAGAATGCTTTAAACAGACTGAACATCAGCTCAGTTATTACAGATGATCCTGAACTTATCCTTAAAGCAGATAAAGTAATTTTTCCCGGTGTAGGTGAAGCATCTTCAACAATGAAACTCCTAAAGGAAAAAGAGTTGGATTTACTTATTCCTACATTGAAGCAGCCTGTATTGGGAATATGCCTGGGAATGCAGCTGATGTGTAAAGGAAATGAGGAAGGAGAAACGGAAGGAATGGGCATTTTTGATATCAGTGTTAAAAGATTTCCGCCGCTGGAACTTGTTCCTCATATGGGATGGAACACCTTTTCAGGCCACAAATCTTCATTGTTTTCCGGAATAGAAACTGAAAATGATGTGTATTTTGTTCACAGCTATTATTGTGAACTGTCTGAGTATACCACTTCGGTCTGTGATTATATTCTTCCGTTCAGTGCCTCACTGCAGAAAGATAATTTTTATGCGGTTCAGTTTCACCCGGAAAAATCGGGAAGTGTTGGCAGTCAGATATTAAGTAACTTTATAAACTTGTCATGA
- the hisA gene encoding 1-(5-phosphoribosyl)-5-[(5-phosphoribosylamino)methylideneamino]imidazole-4-carboxamide isomerase — MKIIPAIDIIDGKCVRLSKGDYSTKKIYNEDPLEVAREFEDFGIQFLHLVDLDGAKSKHIVNQKVLENIAKSTSLHIDFGGGLKTSEDIETAFNSGAKQITLGSIAVQDPDFCFKMIGKYGPEKIILGADCENRKIKTSGWLEESDNDIIDFILEYQNKGIQSTICTDISKDGMLEGPSTGLYIEILHKTSLHLVASGGISGINDVYKMKEIGCSGTIIGKAIYEGKISLQQLQNFIENA, encoded by the coding sequence ATGAAGATTATTCCAGCTATTGATATTATTGATGGAAAATGTGTACGTTTATCCAAAGGAGATTACAGCACCAAAAAAATATACAATGAAGACCCTTTAGAAGTAGCCCGGGAGTTTGAAGACTTTGGCATTCAGTTTCTTCATCTGGTGGATCTTGATGGCGCAAAATCAAAACATATTGTAAACCAGAAAGTGCTTGAAAATATTGCAAAATCTACTTCATTACATATTGATTTTGGAGGAGGGTTAAAAACCTCAGAGGATATTGAGACGGCTTTTAATTCGGGTGCCAAGCAGATTACACTGGGAAGTATTGCAGTGCAGGATCCGGATTTTTGTTTCAAAATGATTGGAAAATATGGTCCGGAGAAAATTATTCTGGGAGCCGACTGTGAGAACAGAAAGATTAAAACTTCTGGCTGGCTGGAAGAAAGTGATAATGATATCATTGATTTTATTCTTGAATACCAGAACAAAGGAATACAAAGCACAATATGTACAGATATTTCAAAAGATGGAATGCTGGAAGGTCCTTCAACAGGTCTTTATATTGAAATTTTACATAAAACATCATTACATCTGGTAGCCAGTGGCGGTATTTCGGGTATTAATGATGTATATAAAATGAAAGAGATCGGATGTTCGGGAACCATTATAGGAAAGGCTATTTATGAAGGAAAAATAAGCCTGCAACAACTTCAAAATTTTATTGAGAATGCTTAA
- the hisF gene encoding imidazole glycerol phosphate synthase subunit HisF codes for MLKKRIIPCLDIKDGNTVKGINFEDLKNAGDPVELAKKYELEGADELVFLDITATIENRKTFVELVRKIAQELSIPFTVGGGIASVEDVRKLLEAGADKISINSSAVKDPKLISELSSEFGSQCIVVAIDTKKVGSTNLVHIKGGREATELETLEWARRAEALGAGEILLTSMDGDGTKNGFDLGITKLVSERITIPVIASGGAGSTDDFVKVFNETKATGALAASVFHFNEIRIQDLKQQLKTQKIEVR; via the coding sequence ATGCTTAAAAAAAGAATTATTCCATGCCTGGATATTAAGGACGGAAATACTGTAAAAGGAATCAATTTTGAGGATCTGAAAAATGCCGGAGATCCTGTAGAATTAGCAAAAAAATATGAACTGGAGGGCGCTGATGAGCTTGTCTTTCTCGATATAACAGCCACCATTGAAAACAGGAAAACCTTTGTAGAACTGGTACGGAAAATTGCTCAGGAATTGAGTATTCCATTTACTGTTGGTGGCGGTATCGCCTCTGTTGAAGATGTCAGAAAGCTATTGGAAGCAGGGGCTGATAAAATAAGCATCAATTCTTCTGCAGTAAAAGATCCGAAACTTATCTCCGAACTGTCCAGTGAATTCGGAAGTCAGTGTATTGTAGTGGCTATAGACACTAAAAAAGTGGGTTCAACCAATCTGGTTCATATCAAAGGGGGAAGAGAAGCCACAGAACTTGAAACATTGGAGTGGGCAAGAAGGGCAGAAGCCTTGGGTGCCGGTGAAATTCTTTTAACCTCTATGGATGGAGACGGTACTAAAAATGGGTTTGATCTTGGCATTACAAAACTGGTTTCAGAAAGAATAACAATTCCTGTTATTGCTTCCGGTGGTGCCGGGTCCACAGATGATTTTGTTAAAGTATTCAATGAAACCAAGGCTACAGGTGCTTTGGCAGCCAGTGTATTCCATTTTAACGAAATAAGAATTCAGGATTTAAAACAACAATTAAAAACTCAAAAAATAGAAGTACGATGA